The sequence ACGCGCATCCCGGTCACCGACCGTGTCCCGCGCGGCGTGGCCCTCTACCGCTTTCCGTGCGCCGAGGCGTGGGACCTCCTCTGGGCCTTCAATGGTCCCGAGCCGCTGTTCGACGTGCCACACTTCCCGGTCGCGATCCCCGACCTCGTCTTCCGCACCGTCGAGGCGTGCGACCTCCCCGTCGACCCATGGATGCTGCTCACCAACTCCGTCGACTTCCAGCACCTTCGGGTGCTCCACGGGCTCCGCATCGAATGCGACCCGGGGACGATCGCGTTCCGGGACCACAGCGTCGAGTACGACGTCGTGTTCGAGGACCCGAACCTCGGCGTCTTCGAGCAGCACGTGAAGGTGTTCGGGACGAACACGATCACGTTGAGCGGCCGGATGGCGGGCGCCGACCTGCTCACGCTGTTCAGCGGCGTCCCGCTGCCTGGCGGGCACACCCGGGGATGGGTGGTGACCGCGACGCGCGGCAACGGCGACGAGGCGGAGGTCGCGGCGCGGCTCGCGGCGGGGGAGGCGTTCTTCCTCGGCCTCATCGCCGAGGACAACCCGATCATGCAGACGATCCGCTTCCGCGAGGACGTGCTGCTCCCGGCCGACCGCGCGCTCGCGCGCTTCCTGGCGTACGTGCGCGGCTATCCGCGCGCGCACCCGTCGGCCGATTTCATCCGGTGACGGCGCCGGTCTGAATCGCGCAGTTCTCTCGAGGTCACCATTCCCCCGGCATTTCGCGCAAGCGTTGGGCGGAGTCCCGCTCGCTC comes from Deltaproteobacteria bacterium and encodes:
- a CDS encoding Rieske 2Fe-2S domain-containing protein, whose product is MPMAMTEPPIGRRGGTMPRQGSDGYDQTWYPIVLSREVGIGQVVASEFLDGRVIVYRGESGRVAVLSAYCRHLGADLSLGTVVGDDIRCAFHHWQYGADGACTRIPVTDRVPRGVALYRFPCAEAWDLLWAFNGPEPLFDVPHFPVAIPDLVFRTVEACDLPVDPWMLLTNSVDFQHLRVLHGLRIECDPGTIAFRDHSVEYDVVFEDPNLGVFEQHVKVFGTNTITLSGRMAGADLLTLFSGVPLPGGHTRGWVVTATRGNGDEAEVAARLAAGEAFFLGLIAEDNPIMQTIRFREDVLLPADRALARFLAYVRGYPRAHPSADFIR